Part of the Pseudostreptobacillus hongkongensis genome is shown below.
GCCTTATTCCTGGCAAAAGTTGGTGTTCAGGATCCTCAGTTTGCGATTGAAGGTCTGCTCAATTACGCGATGGCACTGGATAATCCGACATTGAATAAATTGAGTGAAGAAACCCGGTTACAGCTCATCCCTTACCTTGTGAATTTTGCCTTTGCTGATTATTCCAGGTCTGCGGCAAGTAAGGCTCGCTGTGAGCATTGTGCTGGTACTGGATT
Proteins encoded:
- a CDS encoding antitermination protein Q; this translates as ALFLAKVGVQDPQFAIEGLLNYAMALDNPTLNKLSEETRLQLIPYLVNFAFADYSRSAASKARCEHCAGTGFHNVLREVVKHSRSGESVIKEEWVKELCQHCHGKGEVSTACRGCKG